The following proteins are co-located in the Spinactinospora alkalitolerans genome:
- a CDS encoding SDR family NAD(P)-dependent oxidoreductase — MTASTLRDLSGRTAIVTGASGAFGGATLRVLRHLGAEAVGIDRKPDDGVLACDVTDDAQVCEVLPEAVERLGGRLDRLIHFAGVGPAVDIGTAPGAEVHEALEVNLLGAWRVTAAAMPALLRERGRVVLTASLLAGVSMPFTGAYTVSKRALTAYADTLRAEYGTHIGVTTIHPGYVDTPIHDRSRAVGVSLDGLVPAELVRDTAMTAVRAAAARTAHRDLASTPLGTGALRLARHAPALVDRIVSGRIGRLVATGHFAGADLARGLHRRHGAGTDSPATI, encoded by the coding sequence GTGACGGCAAGCACTCTGCGTGACCTTTCCGGGCGCACCGCGATCGTCACCGGTGCATCCGGCGCGTTCGGCGGCGCCACCCTGCGCGTGCTGCGGCATCTCGGTGCCGAAGCCGTCGGCATCGACCGCAAGCCCGACGACGGCGTGCTCGCGTGCGACGTCACCGACGACGCCCAGGTGTGCGAAGTGCTCCCCGAGGCCGTCGAGCGGCTCGGAGGCCGCCTCGACCGCCTCATCCACTTCGCCGGCGTCGGCCCGGCCGTGGACATCGGGACCGCCCCCGGCGCCGAGGTGCACGAGGCCCTGGAGGTCAACCTGCTCGGGGCGTGGCGGGTCACCGCCGCCGCGATGCCCGCGCTGCTGCGCGAGCGCGGCCGGGTCGTCCTCACCGCCTCCCTGCTCGCCGGCGTCAGCATGCCGTTCACCGGCGCCTACACGGTGTCCAAGCGCGCTCTGACCGCCTACGCCGACACACTGCGCGCCGAGTACGGCACGCACATCGGCGTCACCACGATCCACCCCGGATACGTCGACACCCCGATCCACGACCGCTCGCGCGCCGTCGGCGTGTCACTGGACGGGCTCGTCCCCGCCGAGCTCGTGCGCGACACCGCCATGACCGCCGTGCGGGCCGCCGCGGCCCGCACGGCCCATCGCGACCTCGCCTCGACCCCCTTGGGCACCGGCGCGCTGCGCCTGGCCCGGCACGCGCCCGCCCTGGTCGACCGCATCGTCTCCGGTCGGATCGGGCGGCTGGTGGCCACCGGCCACTTCGCCGGCGCCGACCTCGCCCGCGGCCTGCACCGGCGCCACGGCGCCGGCACGGACTCCCCCGCGACCATCTGA